A single region of the Streptomyces virginiae genome encodes:
- a CDS encoding DUF2530 domain-containing protein — protein sequence MAKWTAKHEAPEPLEGPVVATVTGGTILWFALFLVQLPFYGWFADRGQLWWVWTCAAGGFLGLIGIWYVRGRDAALARHAEAAAQAERDGQDGQTGQPGSGPQP from the coding sequence ATGGCGAAATGGACTGCGAAGCACGAGGCGCCCGAGCCCCTGGAGGGCCCGGTCGTCGCCACCGTCACAGGTGGCACGATCCTGTGGTTCGCCCTCTTCCTGGTCCAGCTGCCCTTCTACGGGTGGTTTGCCGACCGTGGCCAACTGTGGTGGGTCTGGACCTGCGCGGCCGGCGGCTTCCTCGGCCTCATCGGCATCTGGTACGTCCGCGGCCGCGACGCGGCCCTTGCGCGTCACGCCGAGGCTGCTGCGCAGGCCGAGCGGGACGGGCAGGACGGGCAGACCGGGCAGCCGGGCTCGGGACCGCAGCCCTAG